A DNA window from Naumovozyma dairenensis CBS 421 chromosome 10, complete genome contains the following coding sequences:
- the ENT5 gene encoding Ent5p (similar to Saccharomyces cerevisiae ENT5 (YDR153C); ancestral locus Anc_8.335) yields the protein MDSLSKKIQNLGIHDIRNAARFAQNVIVQYEPYQVDIRRATNTDAWGPTPKHLQKVLRNRYQVPLYLMVEYTLKRLVDHIAVKPKNFYERARKEYVNYGAEWRVVLKCLTVVEYLMLNVDDGDELNQVVRCLDTHKHILTREIPMYKVGFSNDGKMEIHERGIRKKGEDILQYLEDPSFLKQERLKNKKNAMKIRQQSNAVISQAANISAPSGTSYNANDMDQNAFGDDGDYDEEHETGKDFEFDLESEANIGQRPPQRQLSAREEQRKQRREILRQRIKNSEQQHKQQTARHSTAAKKTNPVPDLLDFDDLEPASPSNKTDTIVKDKAEAGDEDEDDEFGDFQSDASPSPAINKPVGTTASTNTSSNLDDLLDFGSSSNSTTSKQNTTITSSSNTTNKNNGQKDAFEDLFSYSKSLI from the coding sequence ATGgattcattatcaaaaaagattcaaaatcTAGGTATCCACGATATCCGTAACGCGGCCAGATTTGCACAAAACGTCATAGTCCAATATGAACCATACCAAGTTGATATAAGAAGAGCCACCAACACTGACGCGTGGGGTCCCACTCCTAAACATTTACAAAAAGTTTTAAGAAATAGATATCAAGTACCATTGTATCTGATGGTTGAATatactttgaaaagattagtGGATCATATCGCTGTTAAACCTAAAAATTTCTATGAAAGAGCTAGAAAGGAATATGTGAATTATGGTGCTGAATGGAGAGTTGTATTGAAATGTTTGACTGTTGTTGAGTATTTAATGTTGAATGTCGATGATGGGGATGAACTGAATCAAGTTGTAAGGTGCTTGGATACTCATAAACATATATTGACTAGAGAGATTCCTATGTATAAAGTTGGGTTTTCTAATGATGGGAAGATGGAAATTCATGAACGTGGGATTAGAAAGAAAGGTGAAGATATTTTGCAATATTTGGAAGATCcttcatttttgaaacaagAACGATTgaagaataagaaaaatgCTATGAAAATTCGACAGCAATCAAATGCAGTTATTTCTCAAGCTGCAAATATTTCTGCTCCATCAGGGACTTCTTATAATGCTAACGATATGGATCAAAATGCATTTGGTGATGATGGTGATTATGATGAAGAACATGAAACAGGTAAAGATTTCGAATTCGATTTGGAGTCTGAAGCTAACATTGGTCAAAGACCTCCTCAACGTCAATTGTCAGCTCGTGAAgaacaaagaaaacaaagaagaGAAATTTTAAGGCAAAGAATAAAGAATTCAGAACAACAACACAAACAACAAACTGCAAGACATAGTACTGCAGCAAAGAAGACTAATCCAGTTCCTGACTTGTTagattttgatgatttgGAACCAGCTAGTCCTTCAAATAAAACAGATACTATTGTTAAAGATAAAGCTGAAGCTggagatgaagatgaagatgacgaaTTTGGTGATTTCCAAAGTGATGCAAGTCCTTCTCCTGCTATAAATAAACCCGTAGGAACAACGGCTTCTACAAATACTAGTAGTAATTTAGATGACTTATTGGATTTTGGAAGTAGTTCTAATAGTACCActtcaaaacaaaatacAACAATTACATCTTCCTCTAATACCACgaacaaaaataatggtCAAAAGGATGCATTCgaagatttattttcttactctaaatctttgatataa
- the GIR2 gene encoding Gir2p (similar to Saccharomyces cerevisiae GIR2 (YDR152W); ancestral locus Anc_8.334) — protein sequence MDYKEEQTQELEVLESIYPDELDIKKSDYPNINFDVTLNLELSDEPMAASLSKQHSMLINFIFPENYPDEAPLIKITPQEISLKDEDDDEDDEDDDEDEIEFDDHGNKILKGLQNLPDMISFKDYIPELQLKLEEQIENDMLIGMQMCFALISSIKENCESWYFEQLRELDRLHELEVQKREKKEQAKFIGTKVTKESYLSWRTKFRNEMNLDQRDELRRQQAHHGRLTGRQMFEQGLVENENENENDEEGDEEPVDEIKEGIQNL from the coding sequence ATGGATtacaaagaagaacaaacaCAAGAATTAGAAGTTCTTGAATCAATCTACCCTGATGAACTCGATATCAAAAAGAGTGATTATCCAAACATTAATTTCGATGTTACGTTAAACTTAGAATTGAGCGATGAACCAATGGCTGCATCATTAAGCAAACAACATTCTATGctaattaatttcattttcccTGAGAATTATCCCGATGAAGCTCCATTGATCAAAATTACACCGCAagaaatttcattgaaagatgaagatgatgacgaagatgacgaagacgatgatgaagatgaaatagAATTTGATGATCATGGGAATAAGATACTGAAAGGGCTACAAAATTTACCAGATATGATAAGTTTCAAAGATTATATACCTGAattacaattgaaattagagGAACAAATTGAGAATGATATGTTAATTGGTATGCAAATGTGTTTTGCTTTAATTTCTAGTATTAAAGAGAATTGTGAATCTTGGTATTTCGAACAATTGAGAGAATTAGATAGATTACATGAATTAGAAGTTCAAAAACgtgaaaaaaaagaacaagCTAAATTTATTGGGACTAAAGTGACGAAGGAATCATATTTAAGTTGGAGAACTAAATttagaaatgaaatgaatttGGATCAAAGAGACGAGTTAAGAAGACAACAGGCGCATCATGGTAGATTGACAGGAAGACAAATGTTTGAACAAGGTTTagttgaaaatgaaaatgaaaatgaaaatgatgaagaaggcGATGAAGAACCTGTTGACgaaattaaagaaggtATTCAGAACCTTTAA
- the CTH1 gene encoding putative mRNA-binding protein CTH1 (similar to Saccharomyces cerevisiae CTH1 (YDR151C) and TIS11 (YLR136C); ancestral locus Anc_8.333), with the protein MLYSDINNHYLTTNQKQQSTNRVQEPELERRNQQTPSTFQQPNYNVLSDTTTSHNNLSAYPNMEEGYDSKLKEIEDYYTKTLLNDNEEDINAYSAQLNENNRSATGNESNSFHLHYPQQRQVDHRNMIKMESISSPAPLQTSGSSSLFKSFLTTNNQESIYHPLQHTKPLHDKKLEVEINSNFVPVSSTTSTNLSSTTEHLQKLSITQPPSSSIFNQQLLKPTTTPLYAENNMDSMHSDIDMTNLLPQSTKPLSSSLSRTTVSLSPPPSSQILSPYQQQQQQINKQLYKTELCESFTTKGTCKYGNKCQFAHGLHELKLKQRSNNFRTKPCVNWAKLGYCPYGKRCCFKHGDDRDIQLYVKAGALVSNMNTNSSNDENDESTRSSSMQQNTSYYKPKNLHASVKELQRITW; encoded by the coding sequence ATGCTTTATTCTGATATAAATAACCATTATTTGACGACAaatcaaaaacaacaatCTACAAACAGAGTACAAGAACCTGAACTTGAACGCCGTAACCAGCAAACACCATCAACCTTTCAACAACCTAATTATAATGTATTAAGCGATACTACAACAAGTCATAACAATTTGTCAGCATACCCTAATATGGAAGAAGGTTATGATTCCAAACTGAAGGAAATTGAAGACTATTATACAAAGACGTTATTAAAcgataatgaagaagatattaaCGCGTATTCAGCTCAACTTAATGAGAATAATAGAAGCGCAACTGGGAATGAAAGtaattcttttcatttACATTATCCGCAACAGCGACAGGTTGATCACCGTAACATGATTAAGATGGAGTCTATTTCATCCCCTGCCCCATTGCAAACATCAGGGTCaagttcattatttaagaGTTTTCTTACTACTAATAATCAAGAGTCAATTTATCATCCGCTTCAGCATACCAAACCTCTCCATGATAAGAAATTAGAAGTGGaaattaattcaaattttgttCCAGTTTCATCTACAACATCGACGAATTTGTCATCAACTACTGAACATctacaaaaattatcaattacTCAACCgccatcatcatctattTTTAATCAACAACTATTAAAACCAACGACCACACCGTTATATGCGGAAAACAACATGGATTCCATGCATTCAGACATAGACATGACGAATTTATTGCCTCAATCTACAAAACCACtgtcttcatcattatcaagaaCGACAGTATCACTTTCTCCCCCTCCATCATCACAAATATTATCTCCTTatcaacagcaacaacaacaaatcAATAAACAATTGTACAAAACTGAACTATGTGAGTCCTTTACTACAAAGGGCACTTGTAAATACGGTAACAAATGTCAATTTGCCCACGGTCTccatgaattgaaattaaagcAAAGATCGAATAATTTTAGAACAAAACCATGTGTAAATTGGGCAAAATTAGGATATTGTCCCTATGGGAAACGTTGTTGCTTCAAACATGGTGATGATAGAGATATCCAACTTTACGTGAAAGCTGGTGCATTGGTTTCTAATATGAATACTAACAGTAGTAATGATGAGAATGATGAGTCGACCCGATCAAGTTCGATGCAACAAAATACCTCTTATTATAAACCAAAGAATTTGCATGCTAGCGTCAAAGAATTGCAAAGAATAACCTGGTAA